The nucleotide window ATGGAAACTTCATAGAATCCTTACCAGAAGAAGCTATTGATCAAGAAGCAGAAACTGAGCAGTCGACTCAGATAAATTATATTTTTAAGGAGAAGGATGATTAGTTTTTCAGTAAAAAAGTGAGTTTCACTAACTACTAACTACTAACTACGCTGCCTTAGAGCCTCATACAAAAAAGCGCCACAAGCCACTGAAACATTAAGCGATTCAATTTCACCTACAATAGGAAGCTTAGCTTGTTCGTCTACCACTTTTAAAACCGAAGGGTTAATACCTCTACCTTCAGATCCCATGATTATGGCACAAGGTTCTTTGAAGGAAACGTCGTAAATAAAATTATTCGCTTTTTCAGTAGCAGCAATTACTTTTATACCAGAAGATTGCATATGAAAAACAGCGTCTTTAATATGATCTACCTTGCAAATAGGAATTTTAAAAATAGCACCTGCACTGGTTTTTATGGTGTCGCCATTAATAGGTGCACCTCCTTTTTTCTGAATGATAATTCCTGAAACACCTGTACATTCAGCAGTTCTTACAATGGCACCAAAATTTCTA belongs to Winogradskyella sp. J14-2 and includes:
- the rlmB gene encoding 23S rRNA (guanosine(2251)-2'-O)-methyltransferase RlmB, which gives rise to MKNETTIFGIRAIIEAIKSNKTIDKVFVQKGLKGELFQELEALLRTEGINSSYVPVEKLNRLSKGGNHQGAVANISPIAFHNIDDIVLNVIESGKTPLFLLLDQLSDVRNFGAIVRTAECTGVSGIIIQKKGGAPINGDTIKTSAGAIFKIPICKVDHIKDAVFHMQSSGIKVIAATEKANNFIYDVSFKEPCAIIMGSEGRGINPSVLKVVDEQAKLPIVGEIESLNVSVACGAFLYEALRQRS